The following coding sequences lie in one Bacteroidetes bacterium SB0662_bin_6 genomic window:
- a CDS encoding peptidoglycan DD-metalloendopeptidase family protein gives MFRSFTDMRSIKYPGIAAVVGVFLLAATLLLIRGKDAPFEASGAVSVTQEAPPPPVETELDEYGLVSDGYDIIDRSVRRNETFGEILTGHNIPYEKVLTIASSGQDVFDVRRIQAGKPLRVYSDSLAGTYQARYVVYEQDKLNYVVFDLAADSESSAVYAGKREGEIRRRQLSGRIESSLYRTLEAKQVPPNLVPPLALALAEVFAWQVDFFRILEGDDFNVIYEVLHVDGEPFRVERIIAARFGHRNTDYFGFRFEEGERPDFFDENGNSLRRELLKAPIRYDRISSHYSRRRFHPIQKTYKAHLGTDYAAAPGTPIYSVGDGVVLEAQFKRYNGNYVKIRHNSVYTTGYLHMSRIASGIRPGTRVKQGQVIGYVGSTGLATGPHVCYRYWKHGSQIDPYTDTLPPASAVASELMDRFVVVRDEMMPQVLGVVPPYIANSDATEDQNLPDKALM, from the coding sequence ATGTTCAGGTCATTTACAGACATGCGTAGTATAAAGTATCCCGGAATCGCAGCAGTTGTCGGCGTCTTTTTGCTTGCCGCAACACTCCTCCTCATCAGAGGAAAGGACGCTCCCTTCGAAGCATCCGGGGCGGTATCCGTTACTCAGGAAGCACCGCCGCCACCGGTCGAAACGGAGCTCGACGAATACGGCCTCGTATCCGACGGCTATGACATCATAGACCGCAGCGTACGCCGGAACGAAACGTTCGGAGAGATTCTGACGGGTCACAACATCCCGTACGAAAAGGTCCTTACGATCGCCTCTTCGGGGCAGGATGTCTTCGACGTACGGCGCATCCAGGCAGGGAAACCTCTTCGCGTGTACAGCGACTCTCTTGCCGGGACGTACCAGGCGCGCTACGTGGTGTACGAGCAGGACAAGCTTAATTACGTGGTCTTCGATCTTGCTGCCGATTCTGAGTCCAGTGCGGTCTACGCCGGGAAACGGGAAGGAGAAATAAGGCGCAGGCAATTGTCCGGACGTATCGAAAGCTCCCTCTACCGGACCCTGGAAGCCAAACAGGTCCCTCCAAATCTTGTGCCGCCGCTTGCCCTTGCCCTTGCGGAAGTGTTTGCATGGCAGGTGGATTTCTTTCGCATTCTCGAGGGAGATGACTTCAACGTGATCTACGAAGTCCTCCATGTAGACGGAGAACCGTTTCGTGTCGAGCGAATCATCGCGGCCCGGTTCGGGCACCGGAATACCGACTATTTCGGTTTCCGATTCGAAGAAGGGGAACGTCCCGATTTTTTCGACGAGAACGGAAATAGCCTGCGCAGGGAACTCCTCAAGGCGCCGATACGGTACGACCGTATCAGCTCACACTATTCGCGGAGACGGTTTCACCCGATCCAGAAAACGTACAAGGCGCATCTGGGTACGGATTACGCCGCCGCACCCGGCACACCAATCTATTCGGTGGGAGACGGCGTAGTCCTTGAAGCGCAATTCAAGCGCTATAATGGCAACTACGTCAAAATCCGGCACAATTCGGTGTATACGACCGGCTATCTGCATATGTCGCGTATTGCCTCAGGCATACGTCCGGGCACACGAGTGAAACAGGGGCAAGTCATCGGTTACGTAGGAAGCACGGGGCTGGCCACAGGACCGCACGTTTGCTATCGGTATTGGAAGCACGGGAGCCAGATCGATCCGTATACCGATACCCTCCCCCCCGCCAGTGCGGTCGCTTCCGAGCTAATGGACCGATTTGTCGTCGTGCGCGATGAAATGATGCCGCAGGTCCTCGGGGTCGTGCCTCCCTATATCGCGAACAGCGATGCTACGGAAGATCAGAATCTGCCGGACAAAGCATTGATGTAA